The nucleotide sequence TGTCGGGGGCGATCTTCAGGAGCACCGCCGCGCGCCCCCCCGTCCCGTCCCGCGCCTCCACCACGCGGGCGAGCAACTCGTCCAGGAAGGCCTCGCCCTGGAGGTCGCGCAGGCCCGGCGTGTTCGGCGAGGAGACGTTGACGGTGACGAAGGCGACGTGCGGAGCGAGCCGCGCCGTGCAGGCGACGTAGTCGGCCAGCCGGTCCACCGCCTCCTTGTTGGCGCCGATGTTGACGCCGACGAGGCCCGCCCGCCCGACCCGCGCCGCGAGGCGGCCCGCCACCACGTCGAGCCCCTCGCTGTTGAGGCCGAACCGGTTGATCACGGCCCCGTCCGCCTTCAGCCGGAACACCCGCGGGCGCGGGTTGCCGGGCTGTGGGCGCGGCACCACCCCGCCGACCTCGACGAAGCCGAAGCCGAGGCCGAGCAGCGCGTCCGGCACCGTGGCGCCCTTGTCGAAGCCGGCGGCTAGGCCGACCGGATTGGGGAAGCGTCGACCCAGGATCTCCACCGCGAGGCGCGGGTCGTCGGCAGGCGGGCGGCGCACCGGAAGCGCTGCCAGAGCCCTCAATGTCAGGTTGTGTGCTTGCTCGGCATCCAGGCCGTGGAGCACCGGGCGGACCAGGGGGAACAGGACTTCGATCATGCCCCGATCTCCACCGGGAAAACGTGGCGTCCGTCGGCTCCGAGCGGCAATTCGGCGACCGAGCGCACCGCGGAGAGCGGCAGGTCGGCGTAGAGGTGGGGGAAGAGGTCGCCGCCGCGCGAGGGCTCGAATCGCAGGGCGTCGCCCAGCGCCTCTGCCTCGACGGCGACGAGGAGGAGGTCGCGCTGCCCGACGAAGTGGCGCGCTGCCGTCTCAGGCACTTGGGCGCCTGTGGAGAAGTGGATGAAGCCGTCCGCCGCGTCCACGGGAGCCCCGCTGAACCGGCCCGACGCTTCGGCCTCGCGCCAGAGCTCGCGGGGGCAGATCTTGTAGATGAGGGGCATGCGCGCGTCCGATCGTTGCGTGCCGTCGATACGGCGCGGCACCGCTTTCTGACAACCATTCCGGCGCGCTGCGGTTGGTCCCGCAGGCGGCGCGCATCCCCCTCAAAAAGGGTCCGCGCCTACAATGAGTGATTGCGTTCCGCGCCTCGTAGTTCTACTTTCCTACAACTAGGCCGTGCGTTACTGCGGCCCGTTGAGGCACAGAGCCCGACAGATGTTGTCCCACGAGCAGATCTGGACCGCCATCGACCGCTTGGCGGAACGCCACGGGTACTCCCCCTCGGGCCTCGCCCGCCGCTCCGGCCTGGACGCGACGAGTTTCAACCGCTCGAAGCGGATCGGCGCTGACGGGCGCAAGCGCTGGCCCTCGACCGAGTCGGTCTCGAAGGTGCTGGCGGCGACGGGCGCGAGCCTCGACGAATTCCTGCGCCTGATCGAGGCGCGCGAGGGGCCGGTGCGCTCCACGGTTCCCCTCATCGGCATGACGCAGGCGGGCGTCGGCCGCCTCTTCACCGAGGAGGGCATGCCCACCGGCGGTGCCGGCTGGGAGGAGATCGACTTCCCCGATCTCGGCGAGGAGCGGGCCTTCGCGCTCGAGGTGCAGGGCGATTCGATGATGCCGCTGTTCCGCGACGGCGACGTGCTGATCGTCTCGCCCTCGGCCAGCGTACGCAAGGGCGACCGCGTGGTCGTCCGCACCCACACGGGCGAGGTCCTGGCCAAGGAACTGCGCCGCCGCACCGCTCGCACGGTCGAGCTCGTCTCGCTCAATCCCGACCACGGTGATCGCGTCCTCAACGTCGGGGAGATCGCCTGGATCGCCCGGGTGATGTGGATCCGGCAATAGGCCCGGTCGCGCGAGGCTTGGCCATCGATCCGGGTGCGGTTAACGCTGAGCGAGACGCGGGCTCGGCCCGCCCCGGCCGGATGACGACATGCCAGGTCATGACATGGCGGAGCCCGTAGCAGCGGGCGGCGACCGGATGCCGGACGGGATCCGACCGGCCGCCGCGGCCCTGCTCGACGCAGCCGCCGTGCCCACTTTCCTGCTCGACGGGACAGGCGGACAGGCGCGCATCGTCTACGCCAACACCGCCTTCCTGGTGCTCACCGGCTATCCGGCCGAGGCTATCGTCGGCGGCGATCTCCGCCCGCTCCTCGGCGAGCGGGCCGCCGCTTCGGAGGGCGAGGCGCAGGAGTTCCTCGGCGCGCGCCTCGACGGTTCGACCTTCTGGGGTTGCCTGACGCTCACGCCCGTGGCCGGGAGCACCCTGCGGTTCGGACAGGTCGTCGACGTGACGCGGCGCCGGGACGTCGAGGGCGCGCTCGCGCTCTCGCGCCAGCGGGAGGCCCTGGGCCTCCTGACGAACAGCGTCGCGCACGAGTTCAACAACTTCCTGCAGATCCTGATCGGCTACATCGACGGTCTGAAGCGCCGGCTCGGCGACCGGCCGGAGCCCTTCGTCCAGCGGGCCATGAGCCGCTCGACGGACGCGACCGAGCGGGCCGCCGTGCTGACCCGCCAGCTCCTCGCCTTCTCGCGCCGGATCGCCCCAGATGTCCGCGCCATCGATCTCGACGCCGTGGTGGCGGACGCCGCCACCGCGATCCGGGCGACGCTGCCCGATCGGATCCGGCTCGATGTGGCGACGACGCCGGACCTGCCCTGGGCGGTCGCCAACCCGACTCAGGTCGAACTCGCGCTTCGCCATCTCGTCGCCAACGCCTGCGAGGCGATGCCCGACGGCGGTACGATCGCGCTCGCGACCTTCCGTATCGCGCCGGGCGAGCGCTCGATGCAGCATCCGAGCGAGGGGGCGGTCGGCCTGACCGTCTCCGACACGGGGTCCGGCATGTCGCCCGAGATGCTGGCCCGCGCGCTCGCCCCCTTCGCGACCAGCCACGAGGCCGGGCGCGGGGCGGGACTCGCCATCGTGCACGGCCTGATGAAGCGACAGAACGGCACGATCAGCCTCGACAGCCGTCCGGGCGAGGGCACCCAGGTGCGGTTGGTCTTTCCGGCCGCGGCCCGGCGCGACGCCGCCTGACCGGCCGATCACGGGGCGGACCGTGAAAGCGCGGCCGGGCACGGACTAAAATATCCGCTCAGCCGTCTCCATATCATCGGGGCGTTCCAAGACGCACCGATCCGTCTTCGCGTTCGGTTCTCCTGCAGAGGCTCTCGATGCTCACCTCCACCAAGCGCCGTAAGCGCACGGCGACCTTCCTGGCGCTGGCCGCGGCGCTGACCGTTGCAGCTCCCATCGCCGAGGCCCGTCCCGGCGGCGGCGGCAGCGTCGGCTCGCGGGGGTCCCGCACCTTCAACGCGCCCTCCGCGACGCAGACCGCGCCCGGCACCGCGGCCCCGATGCAGCGCACGCAGGCTCAGCCCGGCATGACCAATCCGGGCATGCAGCCGCAGCAGGGTCGGCGCTTCGGCGGCGGCTTCATGGCGGGCCTCCTCGGCGCGGGCCTGATCGGCGCGCTCCTCGGCGCCGGCTTCTCGGGCGGCCTCGGCGGCATCGCCTCCTTCCTGGGTCTGATGCTGCAGATCGGCCTCGTCGTGCTGCTCGTCTCCTTCGCGGTGCGCTGGTTCCGCCGCCGCAACGAGCAGCAGCAGCCCGCCGGTGCCGGCGCGCCCTACGCACGTCAGGCGCTGAACGAGGGGCCGAACCAGAACCCGATGGGGGCCGGCGGCCCGTCCTCCGGGCCGATGGGCGGCATGCTCGGCGGCCAGCCGCGTCCCGTCCAGCAGCGCCCGGTCCAGATCGGTCCGAACGACTTCCAGTCCTTCGAGCGCCTGCTCGGCGAGATCCAGGACGCCTACTCGCACGAGGACAAGGTCGGCCTGCGCAACCTCGCGACGCCGGAGATGGCCGGCTACTTCGAGGAAGAGCTCCAGGCGAACGCCGCGCGCGGCGTGGTCAACCGGGTCAGCGAGGTCAAGCTCCTCCAGGGCGACCTGTCGGAGGCCTGGGGCGAGGGCTCGGACGAGTACGCCACCGTGGCGATGCGCTACGCGCTGAAGGACGTCACCCTCGACCGCCGCTCGAATCAGGTCGTCGAGACCGGCGCCCCGCAGGCGATCGAGCTGTGGACCTTCGTCCGCCGCCCGGGTCGCCCGTGGATCCTGTCGGCGATCCAGCAGACCGCCTGATCGCGATCGCGGTTGGGAAGATGATCGAGGCCGGCACCGCGGAGGCGGTGCCGGCCTTCTACTTTGCGCCTCAGCGCCCGCGGGAGCGGTCCCAGGCATTGGCCAGCGCGACGAAGCCTGCGACCGGCACCTCCTCGGCCCGGGCGGTCTCGGGGATGCCGGCCTCCGCGAGCAGCGGCGCCGGATCGCTGCCGAGCGCCTTCAGGCTCTGGCGCAGCATCTTCCGGCGCTGGCCGAAGGCCGCGCGCGTGACTGCTTCAAGCGCGCCGACCCGGCAGGGCAGGGGATCGGTGCGGGGAAGCAGCTGCACGATGCTCGACGTCACCTTCGGGGGCGGCACGAAGGCGGAGGGGCTCACGTCGAACAGGATGTGGGCCTGCGTGCGCCAGCCGCAGAGCACACCGAGCCGGCCGTAATTCGCCCGGTCGCCCTCGTCGGCCACGATCCGCTCAGCCACCTCCCGCTGGAACATCAGGGTCAGCGAGTCCCACCAGGGCGGCCACGCCTCGGTGTCGAGCCAGCCGGTCAGGAGCGGCGTGCCGACATTGTAGGGGAGGTTCGCGACGATCCGGGTCGGACCTGCACCGATCAGCGGGCGCGGGTCGAATGCGAGGGCGTCCGCGTCCACCACCTCGAGCCGGCCGGGATAATGCGCGGCAATCTCGGCGAGCGCGGGCAATGCCCTGGGATCACGTTCGATCGCGACGACCCGTTCCGCCCCCTCGGCGAGCAGGGCGCGGGTCAGACCGCCCGGGCCGGGGCCGACCTCTACGACCGTGACGCCCGCCAGCGGGCCTGCCGCCCGGGCGATGCGGCCGGTGAGGTTGAGGTCGTAGAGGAAGTTCTGGCCGAGGGCCTTCTTCGGCTCGAGGCCGTGCCGCGCGACGACGTCGCGCAGCGGCGGCAGCCCATCCGGTGCGCTCACAGCTCGTCGTCGGGGTCGAAGTGGCGCATGTCGGTCCGGCGTCCGGCATAGAGGCTGAGCGGGATCACCTCGGCGCTCTCGGGGCGCCCGATCCCGGCATTGCGGGCGAGCCTGTCGGCGAGGCGGAGCGCGGCGATCAGGCTGTCGGGCCGGGCGAGGCCCTGGCCGGCGATGTCGAAGGCGGTGCCGTGGTCCGGCGAGGTGCGGATAAAGGGCAGACCCAGCGTCACGTTCACCCCGTCGTCGAAGGCGATGGTCTTGATCGGGATCAGGGCCTGATCGTGGGTGGGGGCGAGCGCCACGTCGTAGGTCTCCCGCGCCCGGGCGTGGAACAGGGTGTCGGCCGGTAGCGGCCCCCTGATGTCGATGCCCTCCGACCGCAGTCGCGCCACGGCCGGGGTGAGCACGTCGCGGTCCTCGGCCCCGATCGTGCCGGCCTCGCCCGCGTGCGGGTTGAGCCCGGCCAGAACGAGGCGTGGGTTCGCCAGACCGAAGCGGACCCGCAGGTCCCGCACGACGATGCGGGCGGTCTCCTCGACGAGGTCCTGCGTAAGCAGGGCCGACACGTCGCGCACCGGCACGTGGATCGTCACCGGCACCACCGAGAGCGTCTCGCTCCAGATCATCATCACGGGCTTCGGCGGTTCCAGCCCGGGCGGGACCGCCAGCGCCGCGAGGAACTCGG is from Methylobacterium radiodurans and encodes:
- a CDS encoding DUF952 domain-containing protein, whose translation is MPLIYKICPRELWREAEASGRFSGAPVDAADGFIHFSTGAQVPETAARHFVGQRDLLLVAVEAEALGDALRFEPSRGGDLFPHLYADLPLSAVRSVAELPLGADGRHVFPVEIGA
- a CDS encoding S24 family peptidase, whose amino-acid sequence is MLSHEQIWTAIDRLAERHGYSPSGLARRSGLDATSFNRSKRIGADGRKRWPSTESVSKVLAATGASLDEFLRLIEAREGPVRSTVPLIGMTQAGVGRLFTEEGMPTGGAGWEEIDFPDLGEERAFALEVQGDSMMPLFRDGDVLIVSPSASVRKGDRVVVRTHTGEVLAKELRRRTARTVELVSLNPDHGDRVLNVGEIAWIARVMWIRQ
- the rsmA gene encoding 16S rRNA (adenine(1518)-N(6)/adenine(1519)-N(6))-dimethyltransferase RsmA produces the protein MSAPDGLPPLRDVVARHGLEPKKALGQNFLYDLNLTGRIARAAGPLAGVTVVEVGPGPGGLTRALLAEGAERVVAIERDPRALPALAEIAAHYPGRLEVVDADALAFDPRPLIGAGPTRIVANLPYNVGTPLLTGWLDTEAWPPWWDSLTLMFQREVAERIVADEGDRANYGRLGVLCGWRTQAHILFDVSPSAFVPPPKVTSSIVQLLPRTDPLPCRVGALEAVTRAAFGQRRKMLRQSLKALGSDPAPLLAEAGIPETARAEEVPVAGFVALANAWDRSRGR
- the pdxA gene encoding 4-hydroxythreonine-4-phosphate dehydrogenase PdxA, which gives rise to MPPLALTLGDPAGIGPELALAAWLARGGANPLPPFFLVADPAFVERAADRLGLPVPVAEIDPETAAEVFPRALPVVALPSGATIAALPGRPDSIHAGAVIESITTAVGFVKAGRASAVVTNPIAKFVLTRAGFAHPGHTEFLAALAVPPGLEPPKPVMMIWSETLSVVPVTIHVPVRDVSALLTQDLVEETARIVVRDLRVRFGLANPRLVLAGLNPHAGEAGTIGAEDRDVLTPAVARLRSEGIDIRGPLPADTLFHARARETYDVALAPTHDQALIPIKTIAFDDGVNVTLGLPFIRTSPDHGTAFDIAGQGLARPDSLIAALRLADRLARNAGIGRPESAEVIPLSLYAGRRTDMRHFDPDDEL
- a CDS encoding ATP-binding protein, with amino-acid sequence MAEPVAAGGDRMPDGIRPAAAALLDAAAVPTFLLDGTGGQARIVYANTAFLVLTGYPAEAIVGGDLRPLLGERAAASEGEAQEFLGARLDGSTFWGCLTLTPVAGSTLRFGQVVDVTRRRDVEGALALSRQREALGLLTNSVAHEFNNFLQILIGYIDGLKRRLGDRPEPFVQRAMSRSTDATERAAVLTRQLLAFSRRIAPDVRAIDLDAVVADAATAIRATLPDRIRLDVATTPDLPWAVANPTQVELALRHLVANACEAMPDGGTIALATFRIAPGERSMQHPSEGAVGLTVSDTGSGMSPEMLARALAPFATSHEAGRGAGLAIVHGLMKRQNGTISLDSRPGEGTQVRLVFPAAARRDAA
- a CDS encoding TIM44-like domain-containing protein, giving the protein MLTSTKRRKRTATFLALAAALTVAAPIAEARPGGGGSVGSRGSRTFNAPSATQTAPGTAAPMQRTQAQPGMTNPGMQPQQGRRFGGGFMAGLLGAGLIGALLGAGFSGGLGGIASFLGLMLQIGLVVLLVSFAVRWFRRRNEQQQPAGAGAPYARQALNEGPNQNPMGAGGPSSGPMGGMLGGQPRPVQQRPVQIGPNDFQSFERLLGEIQDAYSHEDKVGLRNLATPEMAGYFEEELQANAARGVVNRVSEVKLLQGDLSEAWGEGSDEYATVAMRYALKDVTLDRRSNQVVETGAPQAIELWTFVRRPGRPWILSAIQQTA
- a CDS encoding quinone-dependent dihydroorotate dehydrogenase; the protein is MIEVLFPLVRPVLHGLDAEQAHNLTLRALAALPVRRPPADDPRLAVEILGRRFPNPVGLAAGFDKGATVPDALLGLGFGFVEVGGVVPRPQPGNPRPRVFRLKADGAVINRFGLNSEGLDVVAGRLAARVGRAGLVGVNIGANKEAVDRLADYVACTARLAPHVAFVTVNVSSPNTPGLRDLQGEAFLDELLARVVEARDGTGGRAAVLLKIAPDITLDALDAICATALRRGVQGLVVSNTTVARPQSLTETALARETGGLSGRPLFGPATKLLAETYLRVGTKVPLVGVGGVDSAEAAWTKILAGASLVQLYSALVYQGPGLVGTIKRGLLEQLGRAGLPSLASAVGRDAASLARD